The Helicoverpa armigera isolate CAAS_96S chromosome 23, ASM3070526v1, whole genome shotgun sequence genomic sequence gaaaattagtagtcagtttaagtttaaaaaatatataaaaatatgtttctaccagtggtttcacccgcttccggAAACAACTCCTATACTGTCTACTGTTCTGATAAGTAAGCTCTATCactgctaagtttcattaaaaaccattctgtattttttgcaattaataaCAATCATCCATACACACAAACTTTCATGTTATTTCATATCCCCAATTCCCCAATAAacgcattttttaaataatatgtattaataaaaaataccttcTGCATAATAGGAGAAGCAACAGTTTGCTCGGTTGGCTCAGCAGTTGGTAGCACGGGCATTTTATTAGCGAGTTTCCCGGGCAGCTTGGCGGGAGGTGCAGGTTCACTCTCCGGGGGAGGAACGTCCGCTTGCTCTTTGTCTACTCGGACCTTTTCCTGGGGAAATAATATTACTTGTTAACTCTTGTggagtaaaaatatttgtgactttgacaaaaaaaaattatttctgtaatattatattggcagtacatatattttttaagtagtaTCCGTATATTACCTGATTTTTAAGGGAACTACTTACCCGGGTAAAAAGtaccttatatttttattttaatgtataccTCCTaaactttcgcctttataatatttgtttacatgAACAATTGCgataataatgtaaatgatTTACCTTTTGTGATAAGTCTTTGTCGATAGCCTCTCTCTGTTGTCTTATCCTTTGCACGGATTGTAACGCTTCCTGAGaaacaaattaattcattacaATCCATCCACAAAAAAAGTTACACAAGTTTAagctttttaaacaaatatttttctcaaaattcttatatttattaatcCGAACCTGTTCTTTCGAAATGTTTTCGACATGGCTAAGGAACTTGGCCAGCAGTGAGGAAGGCTTGGCACTTCCTAGGTTAGGTTAGGCTTTTACTTGGTATAAGTGCCAAgttgtttttaaacggttttatttagctcaccccgtttgttttattatttattcattcttgggtcaaatttattaaacggttttatttagctcaccccgtttgttttattatttattcattcttgggtcaaatttagtaattcaaatttcaccctcttcctgtcaaccgattaacctgaaattttgtatacacctttaattccgatgacaatacaatatagtaatatcaataacattgtaaatccaatatggccgccggcacaaaatggcggataacgtagattttatcaatcccatcaatatgggtatcaaatgaaagggctcaacaagcagaatacaatatactataaaaaattgaaatccaagatggcggccgctacaaaatggcggacaacgtaggttttatcaatcccatcaatatgggtatcaaatgaaagttctcaaccagtagaataaaatggactatataaaattaaaatccaagatggcggcctctacaaaatggcggataacttaggttttataaatcccatcaacatgggtatcaaatgaactgctcaacaagtagaatacaatttactatgcaaaattgaaatctaagatggccgccgctaccaaatggctgataacaattttttatcaatcccaccaatatgggtatcaaatgaaagggcttcacaggtagaaaactgtcagtaactccagcggggcccaacagggccaaggcctgcctgggctgcgagattgttcgaaagagttaccgcggccctggtacataaaaggcctacgacgaaacaaaacggtttttagtcaagagtctggcactccctcaccgctgctgacccacagcaggagaggtcatgtgatgatttttggggttgttacaaaaaaaaagtatctggaagggctatgtattgaggaattggattgtaataaattgtcaggtaagagaccgtgtaataatgatgcactaaatgaattagatagaatgaggaatattcggtaggcattttcattaaatactaaaactagaaaataaaaatcggtaaaaacttttaagttaaacggttttatcttatgtgtactgaaaactagaaaataaaaaaatagttacttacctgtcaacctacgtaggtggtcccggtcatatgaaactaaaataaaaacgtggggcccctgtgaaatcctacctatggcaaagcatatcgttatactttggtagatcatgagctcggcgttcgctggtgaagccgctacggctgattattgattgtcaaaatctccagttacgattatagtaagtcgatgcaatccacacctattatacctctagaagaaagtactacagcaatagttaatgggccccacgtttttattttagtttcatatgaccgggaccacctacgtaggttgacaggtaagtaactatttttttattttctagttttcagtacacataagataaaaccgtttaacttaaaagtttttttaccgattttttatttttaactaattatgtttatatttactacatatttttttacaaaattccaTACTAAAGAGTAtggaattttgtaaaaaaaaccacACCTGTTATTTCTCTTTGGCCAAGTTCTCAAACCTTGGCTATCAGTAACGATGACTTGGCGGTTAAAATTGAAGgttaatcacaaaaaaaaacatatttaacttaCTTGTTCTTTCTCCTTAGCCATGTTCTCAAACTTGGCCCGCAGCGAGGAAGGCTTGGCGCCGCCGATGTCGGGCTTGTGCTTGGTGTAGTTAGTGCCCACCTTCTCCACCTCGTCGAAGCGGTGAGCTGACTTGTCCACTCTGTCTGTTTCCACGCCGAATTTACCGCCGAAACCCTGGACAAATTGGAGATAATTTTACAAGTATAATGATAACTGAACCATCCTTATAATTGCTCATTGGTAAAATTGGCTATTTGATAGTTATATGCAGTTCAACgtatatgttttttaaatcaTGTAGCGAAAGTATGTGtaattaaccgacttcccaaaaaggaggaggttctcaattcggccggtatgtttttttttataaatgattgtcaatatttacattttttggaAGGTACTTAATACAACATTAATTAacgaaataagtttttttttaatatttcatctaCTAATGGTTTGCAGTCTTTCCAATTATATCAACAAGGTGAAACGTTTACTAAACCTCTTATTTCTTAAAAGATCAGAAAATCTTTCTTACCTTCTTATGATCGACCTGGCTAGCATGTGCCTGCGTCTTCTCCTGATGGTCCCACCCCACTGCCGACGCGTCCTGCCGGTCCGTCTGCACGCCGAACTTGCCGCCGAAACCCAACGCGTAGTCtgacataatatatgtattaatattataaatactggTTTATTATTAAAGCAAAGATAAAGTCTAAATTCTATATGAAAAACGGCTGAATCGATTGGGCTGAAAATTGGTAAAGAACTCAAACTTGTTTtagatttttagggttccgttaaccaaaaggaaaaaataaagctAACTGCCTTTTTGGCAGTCGGGTTAATACGGGAGAGCCTACGGTTAACACTTCGTTGTCCACTGTTTCATCTGTCTCATGAgaaatttcaactgtctaactatAACCACTATAGTTGGACCGTTGAAATTAGATGACTATCGAAGATAATGTATTACTGCTGTCCTTCTTGGTCTGATGCTCATAGCTACTGATGCTTGGTACCTGTCTGCGAGGCGTGATGCTGAGCATCCTCCCGGTGGTCCCAGCCGAGGGCGGAGGCGTCCTTGCGGTCGGCCTGCACGCCGAACTTGCCGCCGAATCCCTGCGAGTAGTCCTTCTGAGAAGAGTGCTTCTCTACCGTCTCCTTGTGCTCCCAGCCTGCTGCGCTCTGaggagaaaaaaaattattttaaactggtATTATCATAATGAGACTCCTTTCGCAGGTCTGCAAGCCGAAATTTCTTTGATTAATAAACTATTTCTGATTATTTTGTAACAGTATATTGACGTACATAAATAAGATAGGGGCCTATATAAAGCAGAGTGAAGCCACAAAGAACGACAATACTAGTTACCGCTCAGTTGTCCAACGAGACCGCTGACTTCGAATTTCTCATTCCAAAGTAGCAACAATAATTGTGGCCACCTCCTCGAAGCCACAAACTATCAAACCGTCAAACCCACAAAATCCCAAACTCCCGCACTAACCTTGTCGACCCTGTCGGTCTGCACGCCGTACTTGCCGCCGAAGCCCTGCGCGTAGTCGGTCTGCGACACGTGCTTCTCTACTTGGGCTACATAGTCGTGACCAACGGCTGATTTGTCCATACGGTCCGCTTGGACTCCGTATTTACCGCCGAAACCTGCGAAAAATAGACAGATagtaatattctttattgtacaccaagcaAATTAACAACACAGAGAGAACAGTACAATTGGTAGTCTTATCGCTAAACAACGAtttcttacagacaacctttgaaTGGAGTTTATCTCAAGGAAacgtggtaaataaataataataaataacacatacaaaaatagattttgattttAGGAGGTCAGGTAGACACTAGACAGTCGCCTTTTgtactgatactcagctgcatcgggttagactggaagccaacctcaacatagttgggcaaaggcttgggagatgatgaaacACAAAAACGGGGTTACTACAACGgctgttttgatattttttgtgcgACAATTGTACAATGTGAGGTTCATATATAAACCGATTCGATTTATTGTATATCCTAGCGTCCTGTCTTGCCCTATCACACAGCTGGGAAAAGGAAGATGATGAAGTATATAAAATGGCTTAACCTTGAGCATAATCCTTCTGTGAGACATGTTTCTCAGTTTTGCCAATGTAGTCGTGACCGACAGCCGACTTGTCCATGCGGTCTTGTTGCACGCCGAATTTGCCGCCATAACTGcagtatacatatttaattacaacatgaacatacacaaaaatacttatcatttaaaagaaaaacatacattaaTTCAAAAGGTGGCTTAAAATAGAAGGAACTGGAACTCAGTGTTtgagtatattatatttacctatctatttacaaatctactaacattataaatctgaaaattttatttgtgtaatctcttgttttttgaaaaaatctgtcaTTGTGAGACAATCTATTTATTAAGGAAAGCTACCAGGGTACTTTTTCAGAAGTATCCACGGGAAGCAGGTGAATACGgtagaaacagctagttataaaaatacaaacccAAAAGACGGTTTGGGTCCAGCTTCATACTGCTTCTTCTTAGACTGTGAATCTGCTTCTAAAACTTCCTCTCTTAGTTTTGCCAtgctggaattaaataaaaaaaagttagatAATACCAAGTACTCCAATATAAGTATTGAAATTAGATTCGCTATAATTGGTCTGAATACATGAAAAGCCCTAATGTCAAAGTTTTCTCAAATTTTACTGCTACTGCAGGTGAATCCGAAGGAAAACAGCTAATAATCAATAACAATTGTCAGACAAATATACATGGCAagtgaaagaaagaaacatttctttGCATAGAAACATATCAGTTTTCAAAGTGGTTAATAGTGAGTCACTGTGAAAGAAAATATCGCCCACAAGCTTCCCTTTCGCgtttaatatcaatttattataattagcaTCGATTGATACTGTGGGACATTGCCACGAGACGGCGGGGCCGCTTCCCATGCTTATCGTTGTGTGGGTGTGGGTCGCTCCAAACTTATTGGCGGCTCATCGCGAACCCTAGATTTTTCACTGCTTTcatattatctatacttattcATTAGAACATTATCTATACCCTGAACTTATAtataataaggaaaaaaattttgtttatttgaatcaAATAGGTtctggaactactgaaccgttttGAATTATTCTTttactgttaggaagctacactatctgtgctgaacatgggctatattttatccgggaacCGGGAATAGTTATACAAAACAGAAAATCcagttattcaaaatattttcaccaGCACTATTATGAACCAAAATGCTGTTTAGTTAGTTTTTCCTCTATTCTGTATAAGTTAAGGAAAAACAGACTTGGGCTATAATATTAAAGTGGGTTTCCTGCACACaacatatattttgtaacatCTGTTGTATGTGAATGTATATACGAAATAAAGCAACTAGCTgattctgtaaataaaaaaattggttacTACAATAGAATTTATGTAactctataaaattatatttcaaagatGCCAATCAAAGTAGCTTGTCACATGTATAAAAGATACCAGAAGAATTTTAGCTTTATCAGATTTTTTGTTTCTAGTCATATGTAATTGTTTGAAAAGGGAAATCTCATAAAATACTGGTGCGAGGTGCGTGAGATAgatactaatatgataaagaggaaTCACATTTTTTGCTCAAGGAGTTTGAAACTCCTGAATGACCATATACATGGCTACGTTATTCCTGAGTAACAGACTATATTTTCTCTCAATACAGGAAGAAGTACCAGTCAAACTGTGGGAATACCAGTAGTAATGAATAGAATACTGAATCAAACTTACTCAATAGCCTCCACGTTCCGTCCACCAGGTCCCCATCTCTGCTCATGTTCTGT encodes the following:
- the LOC110374022 gene encoding src substrate cortactin isoform X2, producing the protein MMWKASTDVVPPALAEADDWETDPDFVNDVTEHEQRWGPGGRNVEAIDMAKLREEVLEADSQSKKKQYEAGPKPSFGYGGKFGVQQDRMDKSAVGHDYIGKTEKHVSQKDYAQGFGGKYGVQADRMDKSAVGHDYVAQVEKHVSQTDYAQGFGGKYGVQTDRVDKSAAGWEHKETVEKHSSQKDYSQGFGGKFGVQADRKDASALGWDHREDAQHHASQTDYALGFGGKFGVQTDRQDASAVGWDHQEKTQAHASQVDHKKGFGGKFGVETDRVDKSAHRFDEVEKVGTNYTKHKPDIGGAKPSSLRAKFENMAKEKEQEALQSVQRIRQQREAIDKDLSQKEKVRVDKEQADVPPPESEPAPPAKLPGKLANKMPVLPTAEPTEQTVASPIMQKVMPDMPSPVAAAPAPAPAEVPEMTSSLDKQANLPDVTLVGEPKEEKEELTRQPTIVVSPVGWEGEAPGGDEDEDGYTARALYDYQAAAPDEISFDPDDIITNIVMIDEGWWQGLCKGAYGLFPANYVQLQDK
- the LOC110374022 gene encoding src substrate cortactin isoform X1; translated protein: MNSFSPNGACEIGLQVVYQLLYKAKMWKASTDVVPPALAEADDWETDPDFVNDVTEHEQRWGPGGRNVEAIDMAKLREEVLEADSQSKKKQYEAGPKPSFGYGGKFGVQQDRMDKSAVGHDYIGKTEKHVSQKDYAQGFGGKYGVQADRMDKSAVGHDYVAQVEKHVSQTDYAQGFGGKYGVQTDRVDKSAAGWEHKETVEKHSSQKDYSQGFGGKFGVQADRKDASALGWDHREDAQHHASQTDYALGFGGKFGVQTDRQDASAVGWDHQEKTQAHASQVDHKKGFGGKFGVETDRVDKSAHRFDEVEKVGTNYTKHKPDIGGAKPSSLRAKFENMAKEKEQEALQSVQRIRQQREAIDKDLSQKEKVRVDKEQADVPPPESEPAPPAKLPGKLANKMPVLPTAEPTEQTVASPIMQKVMPDMPSPVAAAPAPAPAEVPEMTSSLDKQANLPDVTLVGEPKEEKEELTRQPTIVVSPVGWEGEAPGGDEDEDGYTARALYDYQAAAPDEISFDPDDIITNIVMIDEGWWQGLCKGAYGLFPANYVQLQDK
- the LOC110374022 gene encoding src substrate cortactin isoform X3; its protein translation is MWKASTDVVPPALAEADDWETDPDFVNDVTEHEQRWGPGGRNVEAIDMAKLREEVLEADSQSKKKQYEAGPKPSFGYGGKFGVQQDRMDKSAVGHDYIGKTEKHVSQKDYAQGFGGKYGVQADRMDKSAVGHDYVAQVEKHVSQTDYAQGFGGKYGVQTDRVDKSAAGWEHKETVEKHSSQKDYSQGFGGKFGVQADRKDASALGWDHREDAQHHASQTDYALGFGGKFGVQTDRQDASAVGWDHQEKTQAHASQVDHKKGFGGKFGVETDRVDKSAHRFDEVEKVGTNYTKHKPDIGGAKPSSLRAKFENMAKEKEQEALQSVQRIRQQREAIDKDLSQKEKVRVDKEQADVPPPESEPAPPAKLPGKLANKMPVLPTAEPTEQTVASPIMQKVMPDMPSPVAAAPAPAPAEVPEMTSSLDKQANLPDVTLVGEPKEEKEELTRQPTIVVSPVGWEGEAPGGDEDEDGYTARALYDYQAAAPDEISFDPDDIITNIVMIDEGWWQGLCKGAYGLFPANYVQLQDK